Proteins from one Triticum aestivum cultivar Chinese Spring chromosome 7A, IWGSC CS RefSeq v2.1, whole genome shotgun sequence genomic window:
- the LOC123154245 gene encoding general transcription factor IIE subunit 1 → MTTSVVPFNRLVRLAARAFYDDLPAPAGGGQQHAQGTAVVVLDALTRRDGQWVREDDLAASLRMQPKPLRRVLRYLEEDKIVLRDHRKEPAPAKPAAAAGVAEEGDEKERVKLHVKSYCCLDYAQACDAVRYRLHRMRKKIRDELTADSRATVQHYLCPDCGRRYSALDALRLLAEDFQSFRCEHCSGELVVEKAATIATDEAGDGGDDGSRARKRRRLEKLQDMQRRMEEQLEPLQAQIQRVEGLPAPEFMSLRSWQKENNVAAAAAAPCRQDPEVELGVLLHDADQSGTVSDSAPKVFPPWMVKLGMDQTGGKARLEGKSEEGEDDKKMNSNEEEEKQRILLEQEYAKAYYEALLKQQQLGANVKHEEEQQLGTNVKHENDQDVEEEAGIEWEDGDAGIEWEDGEN, encoded by the coding sequence aTGACGACCTCTGTAGTCCCCTTCAACCGGCTGGTGAGGCTAGCCGCGCGTGCTTTCTACGACGATCTCCCCGCCCCCGCTGGCGGCGGCCAGCAGCACGCGCAGGGCACGGCCGTCGTCGTCCTGGACGCCCTCACCAGACGGGATGGGCAGTGGGTCCGCGAGGACGACCTCGCCGCGTCTCTAAGGATGCAGCCCAAGCCGCTCCGCCGCGTGCTCCGCTACCTCGAGGAGGACAAGATAGTGTTGAGGGACCACCGCAAGGAGCCGGCGCCGGCcaagccagccgccgccgctggtgTCGCCGAGGAGGGCGAcgagaaggagagggtgaagctgCACGTCAAGTCCTACTGCTGCCTGGACTACGCGCAGGCCTGCGACGCCGTCCGGTACCGGCTGCACCGCATGAGGAAGAAGATCCGGGACGAGCTGACGGCGGACAGCAGGGCCACGGTCCAGCACTACCTGTGCCCCGACTGCGGGAGGCGGTACTCGGCGCTCGACGCCCTCAGGCTCCTCGCCGAGGACTTCCAGAGCTTCCGCTGCGAGCACTGCAGCGGCGAGCTGGTTGTGGAGAAGGCTGCCACGATCGCGACCGACGAGGCCGGGGACGGTGGCGACGATGGCAGCCGCGCACGGAAGCGTAGGCGGCTTGAGAAGTTGCAGGACATGCAGCGGAGGATGGAGGAGCAGCTGGAGCCGTTGCAGGCGCagatccagagggtggagggcctgcCTGCTCCAGAGTTCATGAGCCTGCGGTCATGGCAGAAAGAAAACAATGTCGCTGCAGCGGCTGCAGCTCCATGTCGCCAGGACCCGGAGGTTGAACTTGGAGTGCTATTGCACGATGCAGATCAGTCTGGCACGGTCAGTGATTCAGCACCGAAGGTCTTTCCTCCATGGATGGTAAAACTAGGCATGGATCAGACCGGTGGGAAGGCAAGATTGGAAGGAAAGTCGGAAGAAGGCGAGGACGATAAAAAGATGAACTCGaacgaagaagaagaaaagcagcGTATACTGCTGGAACAGGAATACGCCAAGGCTTATTATGAAGCCCTTCTGAAACAGCAGCAGCTGGGCGCGAATGTCAAACACGAGGAGGAACAGCAGCTGGGCACAAATGTCAAACACGAGAACGATCAAGACGTGGAGGAAGAAGCTGGGATCGAGTGGGAAGATGGTGATGCTGGGATCGAGTGGGAAGATGGCGAAAACTAA